The following coding sequences are from one Odocoileus virginianus isolate 20LAN1187 ecotype Illinois chromosome 7, Ovbor_1.2, whole genome shotgun sequence window:
- the STOX1 gene encoding storkhead-box protein 1 isoform X2 has translation MNPIAQSQFIPLAEVLCCAISDMNANQIVVTQESLLEHLMKHYPGIAIPSRDILYTTLGTLIKERKIYHTGEGYFIVTPQTYFITNTTPQENKRVLSDENSQMPTSITYLVNMGSCAELARENAALVSHCHSCRCFLDACAQDVQQSPAAAEVTSKGQKGLVESKSLVHNQAVSVSEENHVCESIKPLPHTKDREKAKKFGFNLFWRNISRKEKSRIAHSSFSAQFPPEEWPVRDEDNMDNIPRDIEHEIIKRINPILTVDNLIKHTVLMQKDEEQKKNNSQGTSTDMPTLRHKYSSEVGVKKRQGWSVKPRRQGHSHRDRHKARGQGSGPQPGNVRLEKHPKLPATQPTSNIESPNEAVLQKPLGENPSALGPHLIYKKRISNPFQGLAPRGSPITKVHSIQKTSDLEPSQTGPKGKPFERSRSLVSSRIFESEAKQLYGEQCNDILREGSTYVNHSTVKSISDDFRDHLLNYSQCNVLQNGSKCCSFRESMLRCDVYGGENEAIPEVSRKSYSHFDTLEETEETQHVLPSRRSSSLDQASSACRLVDNTIYQFQNLGLLDYPIGAKHLRQTERQDRDSKETLMGKTCVQEAQTVCLENEGLSDDDQALYQNEVEGEDGACSSLYLDEDDFSENDDLIQMLPDHIQFSFPEGNKWNHLGKQKVTGRSLTEYDSNIRRFEPQVLKGNEHYKLTNPGESQKPNLSAENCILNLGIQSGFNYEEEPSVAEHGQASVPDGGSLFDYCNTGKATSEAEALQGSVDDTGEKPVSWSQSAQSQEMRKQFTHKVELFNTSHMPVLAQDVQPEHSHLEGTENQSLTGDSGIDSPRTQSLASNNSVILDGLKRRQNLLQNFEGTKSSQTLTSSSLLQLTPVINV, from the exons ATGAATCCAATAGCTCAATCTCAGTTTATACCTTTGGCTGAAGTTCTCTGCTGTGCTATATCTGATATGAATGCTAATCAGATTGTAGTAACACAAGAATCACTGTTGGAACATTTGATGAAACATTACCCAG GCATTGCAATTCCATCTCGAGATATTCTTTATACCACTCTGGGAACTCTCATTAAAGAAAGGAAGATTTATCATACTGGAGAAGGATACTTCATAGTTACTCCTCAGACTTACTTCATCACAAATACAACCCCccaagaaaacaagagagttctGTCAGATGAAAATTCCCAGATGCCAACTTCCATTACATATCTGGTGAACATGGGCAGCTGTGCAGAGTTAGCCAGAGAAAATGCAGCCCTCGTTTCCCATTGCCATTCTTGCCGGTGTTTCCTCGATGCATGCGCTCAGGATGTCCAGCAGTCACCAGCTGCTGCAGAAGTAACTAGCAAAGGGCAGAAAGGGCTTGTGGAATCCAAATCTTTGGTGCACAACCAAGCAGTTTCAGTGTCTGAGGAGAATCACGTCTGTGAGAGTATCAAACCTTTGCCACAcacaaaagacagagaaaaagccAAGAAGTTTGGCTTTAACCTCTTCTGGCGCAATATATCCAGAAAGGAGAAGTCCAGAATAGCGCACAGCAGTTTCTCTGCCCAGTTCCCACCAGAAGAATGGCCCGTCCGAGATGAAGATAACATGGACAATATCCCTCGAGACATTGAACATGAGATAATCAAACGAATTaatcccattctaactgttgacAACTTAATCAAACATACTGTCCTAATGCAAAAGGatgaagaacaaaagaaaaataatagccaGGGTACATCCACTGATATGCCGACACTGAGACATAAGTATTCTTCAGAAGTGGGAGTTAAGAAAAGGCAGGGCTGGTCTGTAAAACCTCGAAGGCAGGGCCATTCGCATAGGGACAGACACAAAGCCAGGGGTCAGGGAAGTGGGCCTCAGCCGGGAAATGTTAGACTGGAGAAACACCCCAAGCTCCCTGCTACACAGCCTACCTCCAATATTGAAAGCCCAAATGAAGCAGTACTTCAGAAACCACTTGGTGAGAATCCTTCAGCACTAGGTCCCCATTTGATTTACAAAAAGCGAATCAGTAATCCTTTCCAGGGTTTGGCTCCCCGAGGGAGCCCAATAACCAAAGTGCACAGCATCCAGAAGACCAGTGACTTGGAACCCAGTCAGACTGGACCAAAGGGAAAGCCTTTCGAAAGGTCAAGGTCTTTGGTTTCCTCAAGAATCTTTGAGAGTGAAGCCAAACAGCTATATGGTGAACAGTGTAATGATATACTGAGAGAAGGATCCACTTATGTGAATCACTCTACTGTCAAATCTATCAGCGATGATTTTAGAGACCACCTCTTAAATTACTCTCAATGTAATGTTTTACAAAATGGTAGTAAATGCTGCTCCTTCAGGGAAAGCATGTTGAGATGCGATGTGTATGGTGGAGAAAATGAGGCGATCCCTGAAGTCTCAAGGAAGAGTTATTCTCATTTTGACACATtagaagagacagaagaaacaCAGCATGTCCTGCCATCTAGAAGGTCCTCTTCTTTAGACCAAGCATCCTCTGCTTGTAGATTAGTTGACAATACAATATACCAGTTCCAAAATCTTGGTCTTTTGGATTACCCAATTGGTGCAAAACATTTGAGACAAACTGAGAGACAAGACCGAGACTCTAAAGAAACTCTGATGGGAAAGACATGTGTCCAAGAAGCACAGACTGTGTGTCTAGAAAATGAAGGGCTTTCTGATGATGACCAGGCCTTGTATCAGAATGAAGTGGAAGGTGAAGATGGGGCCTGCAGTTCACTCTATCTGGATGAGGATGACTTTTCTGAGAATGATGACTTAATTCAAATGCTGCCTGACCACATTCAGTTTTCCTTTCCAGAGGGAAACAAGTGGAATCACTTAGGAAAACAGAAGGTGACTGGAAGGTCTCTGACTGAGTATGACAGCAACATACGGAGGTTTGAGCCTCAGGTGCTTAAAGGAAATGAACATTACAAGCTCACTAACCCCGGTGAAAGCCAAAAACCCAACCTTTCTGCTGAAAACTGTATCCTCAATTTAGGAATCCAGTCTGGTTTTAACTATGAGGAGGAACCCAGTGTAGCTGAACATGGACAGGCCTCAGTGCCTGACGGTGGAAGTCTATTTGATTACTGCAACACAGGGAAAGCCACTTCTGAGGCCGAAGCCCTACAAGGCTCCGTTGAtgacacaggagagaaaccagtTAGCTGGAGTCAAAGTGCTCAGAGTcaggaaatgagaaaacagtTCACACACAAGGTGGAACTCTTCAACACTTCACATATGCCAGTGTTGGCTCAGGATGTCCAACCTGAACACAGTCACTTGGAAGGAACAGAAAATCAGAGCCTGACAGGAGATAGTGGAATAGATTCTCCACG GACACAGAGTCTGGCATCTAATAATTCAGTCATTTTGGATGGactaaaaagaagacaaaatttacTGCAGAACTTTGAAGGCACAAAGAGCAGTCAAACACTTACATCCAGTTCCTTACTACAACTAACTCCAGTGATAAATGTTTAA